The segment atggggtcgcaaagagttggacacaactgagcaactgaactgaactgaactgataacccaTTCAAGAATCGGAGACTCTTACTGTAGTTAATGAATTATTTGATAAAAAGATTAACTGAGTGTATTTGGTGCCAGTATTAGGAAGACTCCATCCACCCTAATGGATCATAACATTGTACAACACAGCCTTCCCTTCTATAGATTTCCATAAAACGGGTCCACCACACCCACAGTTACTCCCCTAGTGTTCAAAAACACAAGATCCCGAGTGCCCATCAGATGGCAGCATTCCAGCCAATCCAGAGCCGCCTTAGCATTCCTTAACAAATGATCAAAACCATCACAGCCTTAACACCAGCTATTACCCATGCCCAAAGCATCCTTACTCCACGGTATGAATGGATCTTCCTCCATAGGGATTTTCTTCCACTCTAACAGTAAAGTTCTAAATGGGCAAAATATTATTAGGAGAAACAGTTAACTCCTGGAACCATCACGTCTATAGAACCTCAGGGCCAACAGGTCTTCTAATGGATTGATCATGGAGGGATCAGTTGAGAATAGTTAAGAATGACACCGTTATTTTTGGCCTGAGCGGTTAAAAGAACAATTGCCATTTACTGAGGGGAGGAGGACTGGGGAAAAACAAGTGTGTGGTTGAAGTGATTCATGGGATTAGGGGTGTGGGGCTTGTGAAGTTGGACGTGCCTATTAGATATTCAAGATGCCATGTCAAGGTGGGGCAATTGGGAGAAAAGTTCCTCTCCTGGGTCATCAAGGGAAGGAAAGGTAATAGTATGCATGGGGGAACGGGATGAAATGCTTACAGGGCCGTGGAAGGACTCCGAGAGTACAAActccctgggtggtccagtggtcgtGTGATCTAACTGCGTGACAGGGACCTGAGCACAGGCCAGGGTGCACGGGGAGGAGCCCTGGTCCCATTCTGGCCCACTGTTCTCCCCAGGACCCCCTTCAGCAGCGAACAGCCTGGGCCATCAGCCAGCTGGCCACCAGGAGTTACCGGGCTGGCTGCCGGGGCGCCCGCAAGGAGTGGCCAGACTCCGGGAGCAGCTGCAGCTCCGCCCCGGTGTGCGCCATCTGCCTGGAGGAGTTCTCCGAGGGCCAGGTGAGGCCaggctggagagggaggtgggtgaAGCTGGTGTGGGCGTCCGGTCTGCATCTGTGTCCTGTGTATCCTGCATGGACAACCCTGAGGTTTGGTCATTTTCCTGGTTTTCCAGGGAAAGAGAACTTCTGAGTGTGTACCACATGCCAAGCTCTGCAGTGAGTGCTCTAGAGGCATCTGTCACCCTCTTGACAGTGAGGGGTCGGGGTGGATTAGTTTTTTAGCCTCATTTTACAGCAGAAAACTGTtcagaaacttgcccaaggtcatatgcAGTGGCAAAAGTCTAGATTCTCTTGATACCAAAGCCCGTAATTTTTCTGTTGTGCTAGGAGGTCTTTGAAAGCAGGTGTTGGCAATAAAAGAGAGGCcaagaacttctctggtggtccaggggttaagaaacctcctgccaatgcaggggacatgggttcaatccctagtctgagaagattccacatgccacgggttCAACTAAGCCCACTCCACAGCTTCTTAAGCTTGTGTGCCCTAAGGGCCGGCGCTCTGCAACACGAGAAGCCACGGCAAGAAGCCGTGCACCGCAACaggggagtagcccctgctcaccacgactagagaaagcccgaaagcagcaacgaagacctgctgctgctgctacgtcacttaagtcatgtccgactctgtgcgaccccatggactgcagcccaccaggctcctccatccatgggattttccgggcaacagtactggagtagggtgccactgccttctccgaacgaAGACGTAGTGCagcccaaaataaacaaatgaattttaaaaaggggaGGGCGGAGGGAGTCAGGGATGCCCTGCTTCCTAGCCACGGCTGTAGCTGCCGTCAACTTTGGCTCTGACCCTTTGTTTTCTCCAGGAGCTCCGGGTCATTTCCTGCCTCCATGAGTTCCATCGTGCCTGTGTGGACCCCTGGCTGCATCAGCATCGCACTTGCCCCCTCTGCATGTTCAACATCGTAGGTAGGAGGTGGGCCAAGGGCTCCCCTGTGTGCAGGCAGATGGGTAGAGAAGGGGCTTCCTTCTGGGCAAATGTTTTGCCTTGAAGTGGAGCAGAAGGCAGGACTGACTCAGACGTTCTCTAAGCTGTGCCCTTGGGACTTCCGtcgtggtccagtagttaaaaatctaccttgtaatgcaggggatgtgggtttgatccctggtcagggaactaagatcgtaCACGCTTCAGGGCAACTAAGAAACATAAACCCAagcactgcaatgaagatccagtgcagccaaaacaacaacagcagttaataaaatttttaaaaatagaagttgtGCACTGGTTGAGGGTACCTCCCCTGAGCCGGACAGACAGCTTTTCTGTGTATACATGACAGCTTTGTTGATTCTAAATCAGGCCGGTGGGTATATTTACTACTCCACTTTTCTGGCAGTAAAGTATCCTATTCTAACAAAACCAGGATATTATGACCATAGTCTAAAAGATGAAAGGGAAGTATCTGGAGGAAAGAGAGCCTTTTTCTAATTTACCCAAAAGTGCAGTGTGGGCTCCGGTGGACCTGGGTGAAAGTCCCCAAAGGACCGTTGATGGGAGCAGCCGTGCTCAGCAGAACCCCTAGGGGACAGCTGATGGGAAGGGGCAAGGGTGTCCCGGGGTGCAGGCAGGTTAGGAGCATCCTGGGTGCTGCAGACTCTGACGGAGCTTGTGGGCGACTGCAGGCGGAAGATGTGCAATAGAGCCCCACTTTCCTGAATGCACCCTCCTTCGGCCGGTGGAGTCAAACACCTATGCTCTTCGTTCTTTCTTCCAGAGGGAGATTCGCTTTCACAGTCCCTGGGACCCTCTCGAGCTTACCAGGAACCGGGCCGGAGGCTACACCTCATTCGCCAGCACCCCGGCCATGCGCACTACCACTTGCCCGCCGCCTACCTGTTGGGCCCTTCCCGGAGCGCGGTGGCTCGGCCCACCCGGCCCGGCCCCTTCCTCCCGTCTCAGGAGCCAGGCGTGGGCGCGCGGCACCACCGCCAACCCAGAACCACACACCCCCGGGCTCCGGGCGAGCCCCAGCGCCTGGCGGTGGCCTCGCGCCCCTACGCCCCGGGCTGGGGTCTGAGTCACCTCCGCTGCACCTCCCAGCACCCTGCCACCTGCCCCGCGCCCCCTCGCAGGACCAGGCCCCACGACAGCAGCGGGTCCGGAGAGAGCTACCGCACAGAACGCAGCGGCTACCTGGCGGATGGGCCAGCCAGCGACTCCAGTTCAGGGCCCTGCCACGGCTCTTCGAGCGACTCGGTGGTTAACTGCACGGACGTCAGCCTGCAGGGCATCCACGGCAGCAGCTCCACCTTCCGCAGCTCCCTGAGCAGTGACTTCGACCCCCTGGTCTACTGCAGCCCCGAAGGGGAGCCCCCGGGGAAGGCAGCTCAGCCTAGCATGGCCTCCCGGCCCCGTTCTCTGGACTCAGTGGTGCCCGTGGGGGAAACGCAGGTTTCCAGCCACGTCCACTACCACCGCCACCGGCACCACCACTACAGAAGACGCTTCCGGTGGCACGGCAGGAAGGCCGAGCCCGAAACTGGAGTCCCCCCATCCAGGCCTGCCGTTCCTCGGACACAGCTCCAGCCGGAGCCACCTTCGCCTGATCTGCACGCGACCAGGTGCAGCCCAGCAGCCCTTTCAGGGCAGCCCCCCGCCCCGCAGCGGCCCCGGGCCCTCACGGAGCCAGCCCCCGGGCCACCCGACGCCTCCAGCTCCAGTCCCGCAGCCAGCAGCCTCTTCCACTTGCAGAAATCCAGCCTTTCTGTCCGACACCCACAGAGGAGACGGCGAGGGGGACCCCTGGAGCCCACCCCAGCCTCTCGATCCCAGGACTTGACTACCCACCCAACTTGCCAGATTTTCCCCCATTATGGCCCAAGCCTGGCACACCCTTGGTCCCCAGAGGCCCACCCACTGATCTTCGGACATCCAGGCCTGGAGAGGAGGCTGCTACCAGAAGCCCCAGGCCCTACATACCCAAGTTCCCAGCCAGTGTGGTTGTGTCTGACACCACGCCAGCCCCTCGGACCACACCCATCTGGGGAGGGGCCTTCCGCATGGAGTTCTGGCACCCCGGAGGGCAGGCCATGCCCTTACCCACACTGCCAGGTGCTACCAGCCCAGCCTGGTGAGTTCTCAGGGGAGGTGGGTCTGGTGGGGAGAGGAGACTGGAGCTGGATATGGAGTTATCCAAGGGGCTGATGGAAGCTGAGAAGGGCCCCACGGGGTGACATTTCAAATACTGGCGTAGGGTGGGATGCTGGCTTGAATGGTCTGGCTCTGCCAGGTGTTAATCCTTCAGTTGCCAGATTGTAGGGAGGTCTAGGTGAGGTCCGAGTGTGGCTGAGACACCAGAAAACACTTGGGGTGGTTTGCAGCAGCAACTCAAACACAAGTGTTTCTTTTTGCTCgtttgttttaataatttatctattttggCTGCACGGGGACtccgttgctgcatgtgggctcccTCGACTTgctgcaagcaggggctgctcttcattgccaTGCGGGCTGCTCTCATTGTGGAGCACCGACTtagctgccccgtggcatgtgggatcttcccagaccagggatcgaacccatgttctaAACCACTAGTCCACGAGGGAAATCCAAACACAAgtgtttcaatattttaaaaattggtacaGCTATACAAATGCATACAGCTCAATATTAGTTGTAAATACAAAGGAAGCCAAGAAGAGTATGGACAGATAGTTACTGAAAAACATAATTCCAGGCTATATGAGATCTTATAGGAGACATAACTAGAGATAAccatatttctgggcttccctggtggctcagatggtaaacaatctgcctgcattgtgggagacctggatacgattcctgggttgagaagatcccttggagaagggaagggcaacccactccagtactcttgactggagaattccatagacagaggaggctggtaggctacagtccatggggttgcaaagagtcagacacgactgagtgactaacacacacacacacacacacccatatttCTGGGCTATATGAGAAGAGTTATGTGaatgatgggggaaaagtggagcGAGATCACAGGTGGTTCCCAGCAGCCCTgtgattttttcctttctcctgggttaaAGGAACTAAAGGAACTAGGGCTTCCCTTCTGTGTACCTTTGTTGATAAGACCAACATTATTCTCTCGGGGACTCCATGCATCCCTGTTACTGTATTGCAGCCAATGGTGAGAATGTAGATCCTCAATTTTAACTTGGTGTTTATTTGCTCAaatcctccccttcctcttcctggTCCCCCAACTCCAGTTCTTCTCCATCTTTTCCTGTTGTGTCAATGACAGTATTCTTTGCCATTGCTAGGAGGATGCCTCCGCCCCTAAAGGGGCCCCGAGAGTCCTGAACTGTAAGATTTCAGGGTCTAGGAATCCCACAGGCAGGACCTGGGAGCGGCTgtaatccattcattcatttcttcctcccatttttctttctgcattaTACGCATGCTATGTGCTGGGTCCCAGACTCTCAGGACATGGAACTTGTcaaccaggagacccaggtctgtgGAGAGATGGGCATGCAAACTGTTATCATATAGAAAAGGATTGTTCCCACAGGGCCACGTGACGTAGACTTTGACCATGTGTTTGATGGCTCCAATGTGGATCCTGTCACACGTATACTTTGCTGCTGCCACTGCCAGACCCACCAGCTCCTCTCTCTCCTAAACTCATAACTGGTTTCAGTGCCTCTCTTTCCCCTGCCTTTGAGATCCAGTCTGTTAACCGTATCTCTGCCAGCTTtaccatattcttttccagtacTGCTGGTCCCTGCCCATGTCTTAGGTGCAGCCTAAAGATCGAGGTGGGAGCCTCCTgggtccttccttccctctcacaGGGCCATGGAGAACAGCCACGGAGCATCAGTGTCCTGTCCTGCCGAGCCATGCAGCACAGGGACCCCGCTCACCTCCCCTCCCTTCTGTGGGCAGCATCCTCCTCAAATAAACTGTCCAGAAATCTTCAAGTGTTCTGTTTTACTCAGGGTAAAGAAAAATCCAACCTGGTTTGACCTTCAAGGCTCTAGTACCAGCTAGCCCCCATCTGCCTTCCCAACCTTATTTTCCACTCTTCGCCTTTCCTTCCCCTGCTCCAAGCTTTAGCCAAACTAGGTAAACACTTCCTGCAGTTTCTGCAGCCCAGAATATTCTGCTGCCTTCCTATTCCCTTAGATGGAATTCTTCCCTACTCCTGCAGGACCAGCTCGTGTATCTCCACTTTCAGGAAGCCCTTCCTGACGCTCCACTTAAGACATGGTCTCTCTCCTCCCTTGATTCATCTCTTAAAAGCCCAGTCTGGCCCCACTGGCATAATTGCAGCTTCCTAAATGCACAGCTCTCCTACAAGGTTGCCAGGGCCCTGCTTAGTCTTTTTGTCTTCTATTTGGCACAAGGTTGCAGGCCAGATCCActagtgcttaataaatattcattgggtgaatgaatgaatagtaaGTGTTGGTAACACACTGGTTGCTATATATGTATCTTACtctggatttgtttttctctcccctGTGTCCCAACGGGAGTCGCTCTCAGCTTTCAATCTAATCACCCCTTCTGGACCCATTCCCTGCTCTTGCCTCTCTCTTACAGGTAGAACAAGCAAGAGGCTGgcctgaccctcagtgacctctctcctcccctctctctaaACACAGGCACAGAAGAAGAGCTGGAGGAGCTGTGTGAACAGGCCGTGTGAGATGTTCAGTCCTGGCTCCAACCAAGAGAGCTCGCTGGATGACTCGGGGCCCTACCTGGCACAGAGTCCTGCTCCTCAGAAAAGAAAGGACTTCAGaaaacaacccccccccccctttaTCTGGGCCATATTCCTGGAGCCACTGGCAGAGGGTGGTGATGGTGGGTGGCAGGTgtcctctcctgctcccagctcCAGACCTTGTCGGCAGAACCACCTGTGTCCAGCCAGGCAACCAGCTCCCACTGGTGTAGGTGGGCTCCCTTGCAGGCTGCGCTTTTCTGAGAGCAGGAAGCTAGGCATGGGTAGACAGGTGCGATAAAGGTGGTGCTCCTTCCCCAGCCTGAGCACTTCTCCTTCATCCCAGGCCTCATGTTCATACCAGCAAATGGGTTCAGCCGAATGAATGAACCCTGCTCACCTCCTTCCTGAAGACAGTCTTGCACACCAGCTTTGGCTTCCCTTCGTAAGGCTGCTGCATCAATGGCAACCCTGGTTCTTATCGTTTTCCTTCTTTGCAAAGAGATGATGGGCTTTGCAGCTTCACCAGGCAGGGCCTGCCCTGGTGCACAAGGAGTTTTCCCTCCTTGTTGGTACCTGTCAGCTCCTCTATATTCAGTCAGAGGAGAAGCCAGGGTGTGCGGTCCCTGAAGTGGTGCAGGACCTTGAAGAACCTGGGTTGAAGCCTCTGATCTTCAGGCTCCCTTGTCGTTCCAGCAGCTCCAGTCCCTCTGGGGGAGAGTGGTGGGGGTAGTGGGAAGGGGCTCACTCTTCCTTGGAGATCGCTTAGctgaaaatcccaaggacatgGAAGATGAGGATTTCTGCGGGACTTTATTTAGGAAGAGGGAGGAGCAGATGAAGGTAGAAAAGGCTGAATTCCAGCTGAACAAGGAATTTTCCTCTGGGCGCTTCCTCTCAGAGCAGGGAGAGGGAACGGGGGAGAACACGGGAGAAGCAGTCTGGGGCCCTTGAGATTAGATGGCCCAGAGGCCCAGCTTCCCAGTATAAGCCACGCAGGTCAGATACACAGTGCGGAGTGGGGTCAGAGAAGGAAGTCTGGCCCGGGGCAGCTGGTCCCAAGTGGGCAAGAGCTGAGGGGCCTCCTCGGGGCGACGTTCGCCCTAGAGCAGCTGGACCACCGCTGGCCCCCTCAGGCGTTATCCCATTTGGAATGTGAATGCGGGAACAGAGTGGGCTCAGCACCCACCTGGGGATCCTCTTCCCTCAGAGTCAGTGGGGAACTAGCACCTAGGCAACCCACGTGGGTATTTATATCTGAACAGGCAGAAAGACGCTTGAATCAGGCACTATGatgagaaatgtatttatttgctaATATATTTATCCATAAACTTGATCTGGTCTCATGGTTTTCTTCTGTCATGACTGTCACTCGGGGTCAACTTCATCTACGTGGGCAAAAATATTCCTGATATCAGAGGCTAGGCTCTGATTTATGAAAGGACAGAGTAGTGTGGTGGTCTCGGCAACAAGAACTGGCTGGTAAGCCCCTAAAAGCATTGTTTAGTGAgatcagggagagagagagagtgactgGATTCTGCTTGTGGTTCGGTGTGTCATTTGTACTATTACTGTGTGTTTACTTCACACTCTATAATGCTTCAGGGactttctttgtgaccctgcaaAACACTGTTGCCTCACTTTTCCACTCATGAAATGGACCCACTTCACAGAGTTGTTGGAGAGCTCCCCTGGGACAAACAGGGTGAAGTGTGTTTCAAAGTAGAGAGGATGCAGTGATAAAGAACATCCTAATCCCAGTCCCAGCGCCCATCTGAACACAACATGGGACTGGCCCCAGGCACAGACCGGCCTTGAAGAAGCTCCGTTTGAATTCAGGAGGCCTGGTTGGGAAGATACAGCAGCGGGGCCTGAAACCATCTATATCCCACAGTTCCAGTCTAGATAAACACAGATGAACGTCCTCTGCCTACTCGTGGGACTACCGTGAAGCTCAAGGGAGCTGGTGCTACGTGGGTATGGAGATTTCCATAGAGCCTGCAAGGGCTTATCCTCTTCTCACAAAAGGCGTTTTCCCTTCCTGCTTCATCGGGAAAGGTTTGGTAGAGGTGGGGGTTGTCTGGTGCCAGTTTTGAACCAGACAGCAAGGCATTTGTGCACCCTATAGGAAAGAACACGATCTGAAGTAGAGGAACTGGATCTAAACGCTAAAAGCTGCACAAAGCGCAAATTATCAGTTGGAACGAGGAAACTTACATAAAGAGTTCTTAGAAATAAATACGCATTTTTTTGTCCCGGAAGTCGGCTCACAAAACAGCATTCCTGTGGACGCAAAGGGAAACCCAATCACTCGCTGGCGGGAAACCCAATCACTCGCTGGCATGAAACCCGATCACTTGCTGTTAGGAAACTCGATCACTCGCAGGTAGGAAACCCAATCACGCTCTGGCCTTTAGGAAACCCAATCACGCTCTCGCTGGTAGGAAGGAGGGGGGCGGTCCCTGAACTTCTCATCTCCGCTGAGATAATCCAGAGGGAGACAGTGGACTCTCTGGCCCTCCACTCTTAAGACAGGAAGACAAAAAAACACCTCTGCTGTCATCCGGGACGCTCCAGGGGACCAGCGGTCCAGGTCAGACCTTCCGACCCGCGGCGTGCTCCCGCGCAGGCGCCAACCGTGCCGCCCCGCCCCTCGGGCCCCGCCCACACGCTCGACGGCGGCGCACTCTCGCCCCCGCGCCGGCCCAGGTGCCTCTCGGCCGGCCCCGCCTCCTGGCGGGAGAAACCATATCAAAGGCGGGGGACGGGGCGGGGCCGCCGCGCCGGAAGGGGAAGTCTGAGGCAGAGGAAGTGCAGGTGTTCTGGGTAATTTTTTACTATTTATCCGCAGGGAGAGGCGATTGTGGCTCATTCCTTCGCTGGTCTTCGTTGCGAGAGGATGGCCCTGGAGACGGTGCCGAAGGATCTGCGGCATCTGCGGGCGTGTCTGCTGTGTTCGCTGGTCAAGGTGTCTGTCGGGGACCTAAGTTGTACGGGCTGACGGGAGACCAAGCTGGGGGAAAGAGGGCGGAACAGATGTGAGGGAACTGAAAAAGAAAGTCGGATCCAGGGCCCGGAGGGTGGCAGAGTGTAGGGAGGAGCAGGAGGCCATCGTTTACTTCAGCAGGGACACTGCTAGGTTGTGTAGCCGTGGGCAGGGGCCTCTCACATGCCTTTGCAACTTCAGCTTTCAGCAGAGGCATAACTATAACAAGAAAAGGGGTGTGAGAGTGGAACTTAGGCAAGGGGCTGTAGGAATGGTGGGTGGGGGGCATGATGAGACGGCCAACATAGGGAGCTTTGTGCTTCGGCAGGCAGAAGTATGGAAAAGTGTCTTTTCTtttggctcagctttcttttttttcctctcccaagACTATAGACCAGTTTGAATACGACGGCTGTGACAATTGTGATGCGTACCTTCAGATGAAGGGCAACCGGGAGATGGTTTATGACTGCACCAGCTCTTCTTTTGATGGGTAAGCCCTTCGGATTGCTACATTCACTCTTTATAGTACCCCCACCCCACAAAGTAAATTTGGACAGACTGTTGAGACTCTTAATATGAGTTGGtctcagttattttgagacacaCTGGTGCTGTGCTGTCCAGTACATTCTGAACATACTGAGTTCAAGGAACTATATTACTGAAGTTAATTTACTTTTTGTCGTTACTCCTTTACCATGGCTATAGAAACTTTAAAAACGAATTGTGTGGCTTTCATTATATTTCCACTGGACAGTTCTTCACTAGACTATTAGGGAATTTCTGGTAGGGATTGTATTTGTCTCGTGCACTGTCAACCTGGCATAGGGCCTTAATACATGTTTATTAAATGCAGGAGGATCTTTTTTGAAAATGAAGGGTAAATTTTGGCCCCAAAGCTGATACTTTTAGATATGTCTAAGAGGACCTATGAGAAAAAGTTTTCACTTAGCGAGATTATCCAGTGGGGGCAGGGGAATGAGAGAAACCTAAGTTAGACGGGTCTCAGTTTTCTTTCcctaagggaggagccaggaggcaGTATTCTTTGGGGGTTAAGGAGGGACTGTTAagtttcttttggtctctaggcCAATGAAGGGTTTATACATGAACTGGGCCCAAACCCGTGCTTGCTAAAACTACTTCAAGGTGGGCCCACttcattcttctttgttttcctttaaggGAGAGTAAAGGATTGGGCAGAAAAGATGTTTCATGGAACCTTTACTTTGTACATGTGTAGACAGGCATGTACACGCTCAGATACTCCAGTTCTTTCGTTTGTTTGTTAGCACATCTTCTCAtttctcctcctcccagcccctggcaaccgccACTTAACTTTCCTGTGAATTTGat is part of the Bubalus kerabau isolate K-KA32 ecotype Philippines breed swamp buffalo chromosome 4, PCC_UOA_SB_1v2, whole genome shotgun sequence genome and harbors:
- the RNF43 gene encoding E3 ubiquitin-protein ligase RNF43; this translates as MAGERGASAVLFDITEDRAAAEQLQQPLGLTWPVVLIWGHDAEKLMEFVYKNRKAHVRIELKEPPTWPDYDVWILLTVVGIIFVVILALVLRIRCRPRHSRPDPLQQRTAWAISQLATRSYRAGCRGARKEWPDSGSSCSSAPVCAICLEEFSEGQELRVISCLHEFHRACVDPWLHQHRTCPLCMFNIVEGDSLSQSLGPSRAYQEPGRRLHLIRQHPGHAHYHLPAAYLLGPSRSAVARPTRPGPFLPSQEPGVGARHHRQPRTTHPRAPGEPQRLAVASRPYAPGWGLSHLRCTSQHPATCPAPPRRTRPHDSSGSGESYRTERSGYLADGPASDSSSGPCHGSSSDSVVNCTDVSLQGIHGSSSTFRSSLSSDFDPLVYCSPEGEPPGKAAQPSMASRPRSLDSVVPVGETQVSSHVHYHRHRHHHYRRRFRWHGRKAEPETGVPPSRPAVPRTQLQPEPPSPDLHATRCSPAALSGQPPAPQRPRALTEPAPGPPDASSSSPAASSLFHLQKSSLSVRHPQRRRRGGPLEPTPASRSQDLTTHPTCQIFPHYGPSLAHPWSPEAHPLIFGHPGLERRLLPEAPGPTYPSSQPVWLCLTPRQPLGPHPSGEGPSAWSSGTPEGRPCPYPHCQVLPAQPGTEEELEELCEQAV
- the SUPT4H1 gene encoding transcription elongation factor SPT4 — its product is MALETVPKDLRHLRACLLCSLVKTIDQFEYDGCDNCDAYLQMKGNREMVYDCTSSSFDGIIAMMSPEDSWVSKWQRVSNFKPGVYAVSVTGRLPQGIVRELKSRGVAYKSRDTAIKT